From the genome of Aspergillus chevalieri M1 DNA, chromosome 8, nearly complete sequence, one region includes:
- a CDS encoding uncharacterized protein (COG:E;~EggNog:ENOG410PW0F;~InterPro:IPR006140,IPR036291,IPR006139,IPR029753, IPR029752;~PFAM:PF00389,PF02826;~go_function: GO:0016616 - oxidoreductase activity, acting on the CH-OH group of donors, NAD or NADP as acceptor [Evidence IEA];~go_function: GO:0051287 - NAD binding [Evidence IEA];~go_process: GO:0055114 - oxidation-reduction process [Evidence IEA]) — MALGVVEVPRSVARLAPSPKPTVYALDSFPTRSIEHAKNLFNLIQPHDEEFKNWRQNARALLIRGSYITADDIASCPNLVAIGKHGVGIDKIDQDACKRRGIKILNTPGANARDVAELVAALALSVARGIRSITTRQMFKPVPKETCNGLVLYQRTVGIIGMGNIGRTVAEIFRGGFDAEIVAYDAYMPDDAWSHIPHVRARSADEVLVSADVLSIHVPLTQETRGMISYRQILTMKPDAILINAARGGIVNEADLIKALSEGRLWGAGLDCHEQEPPSHEKYGELWKNLNVISTPHIGAATSRAQLASAMAAVDNLYSYLSNL; from the coding sequence ATGGCGCTCGGAGTCGTCGAAGTACCCCGCTCGGTCGCCCGGTTGGCTCCAAGCCCTAAGCCCACGGTCTACGCCCTCGACAGCTTCCCTACTCGGTCTATCGAACATGCGAAAAATCTATTCAACCTCATTCAACCTCATGATGAAGAGTTTAAGAACTGGCGCCAAAATGCTCGAGCCCTCTTGATCCGAGGCTCCTACATCACGGCCGATGACATCGCCAGCTGCCCAAACCTCGTCGCCATCGGCAAACACGGTGTTGGTATCGACAAGATTGACCAAGATGCATGTAAGAGGAGAGGTATCAAGATTCTCAATACGCCTGGCGCCAATGCACGCGACGTTGCCGAGCTTGTCGCTGCCCTGGCTTTGTCTGTTGCTAGGGGAATTCGATCAATCACTACCCGGCAGATGTTCAAGCCTGTGCCCAAGGAGACCTGTAATGGGCTGGTACTGTATCAAAGGACAGTTGGAATTATTGGAATGGGTAACATTGGACGTACGGTAGCGGAGATCTTTCGTGGTGGGTTTGATGCTGAGATTGTTGCCTACGATGCGTATATGCCCGACGACGCTTGGTCGCATATTCCACATGTTCGAGCAAGGAGCGCCGACGAGGTGCTTGTCAGCGCTGATGTGCTCTCGATTCATGTACCCTTGACTCAAGAAACGCGAGGCATGATTTCCTACCGGCAGATTCTGACTATGAAGCCGGACGCTATCCTGATCAATGCCGCTCGGGGTGGGATTGTCAATGAGGCTGATCTTATAAAAGCTTTGTCGGAGGGACGGCTATGGGGTGCAGGCCTTGACTGCCATGAACAAGAGCCTCCAAGTCATGAGAAGTATGGGGAACTATGGAAGAACTTGAATGTGATTAGCACGCCACACATCGGGGCAGCGACTTCTCGAGCGCAATTGGCAAGCGCCATGGCTGCAGTGGACAATCTGTATAGCTACTTGTCAAATTTGTGA
- a CDS encoding fungal specific transcription factor domain-containing protein (COG:S;~EggNog:ENOG410PV1E;~InterPro:IPR007219;~PFAM:PF04082;~go_function: GO:0003677 - DNA binding [Evidence IEA];~go_function: GO:0008270 - zinc ion binding [Evidence IEA];~go_process: GO:0006351 - transcription, DNA-templated [Evidence IEA]), with protein MSTSIWELTTVCIGMCIEQGLHKSPRRKVKGKISFLHEQLQRRVFWECYMIDRYSSVTLDRPAAVADEDIHVCFPADANDEEIDAANSSGAFADLDSFCQATTTGSAPESNTEMSVFLLCLRLRKITSKIQKRFRQKVERATGATNQVSTDSMTTSGKIHASLDELLSELEEWRRSAPMFTNPRSLYETQEWYDLLLIREKLLLVRKAVDLVPKHSNNIPPQDLVSLCLEYSIRTITQFSSMFERKQVTYTRSYFQMLFTAGLSVMYCISVITNNESETIMHAAKALQQGEKTLKEMGKDLPDALHYVAVYEALRVNVLGKLSITTEQYQAAAVHNSDLDSHDIPGVDHLQQQQHLVHSSDSWYRLSNEPMLDEQQPVSTSLIPWGNLLEDSTFWGMESGLGEYAYGDPMLLFSNITEDNG; from the exons ATGA GTACATCAATATGGGAGCTTACGACTGTGTGCATTGGTATGTGCATCGAGCAGGGCCTGCATAAGAGCCCACGACGAAAAGTGAAAGGCAAGATTAGTTTCTTGCATGAGCAGTTGCAACGACGGGTGTTCTGGGAATGTTACATGATTGATAGATACAGTTCGGTTACCCTTGACCGTCCAGCCGCCGTCGCGGATGAGGACATTCATGTTTGCTTTCCAGCCGATGCGAATGACGAAGAGATCGACGCTGCAAATTCTTCCGGGGCATTTGCCGATTTAGACTCATTTTGTCAAGCCACTACCACAGGGTCTGCGCCGGAGAGTAATACTGAAATGTCCGTTTTCCTCCTGTGTCTGAGACTGCGTAAGATCACTTCTAAGATTCAGAAGAGATTCCGACAAAAGGTTGAACGCGCGACTGGAGCGACCAATCAAGTTTCGACAGATTCAATGACTACCAGTGGAAAGATACATGCAAGCTTAGATGAGCTATTGTCGGAGCTAGAGGAGTGGCGGCGCTCGGCACCAATGTTCACAAATCCACGGAGCCTCTACGAGACACAGGAATGGTATGATCTTCTTCTCATAAGGGAAAAGCTGCTCCTTGTACGCAAGGCAGTCGACCTTGTGCCAAAGCATAGCAACAATATACCACCGCAGGATTTGGTTTCACTTTGTCTGGAGTACTCGATCAGGACTATCACGCAGTTCTCTTCAATGTTTGAAAGGAAGCAGGTTACATACACCCGCAGTTATTTCCAGATGCTATTCACTGCCGGCTTATCGGTAATGTACTGCATATCGGTGATAACAAATAACGAGTCAGAGACGATAATGCATGCCGCGAAGGCATTGCAACAGGGAGAGAAAACATTGAAAGAGATGGGAAAGGATTTACCAGACGCGCTTCATTATGTAGCTGTCTATGAAGCATTACGTGTGAATGTGTTGGGGAAACTGAGCATTACTACTGAGCAATATCAAGCAGCTGCTGTCCACAATAGTGATCTTGACAGTCATGACATACCGGGTGTTGACCACCttcaacaacagcagcatcTTGTTCACTCCTCAGATAGTTGGTACAGGTTGTCCAACGAACCTATGCTGGACGAGCAACAGCCCGTTTCTACATCTCTCATCCCGTGGGGCAACTTACTTGAGGATAGCACTTTCTGGGGTATGGAGTCTGGGCTGGGTGAATATGCGTACGGCGATCCAATGTTACTGTTTTCAAATATAACCGAAGACAATGGATGA
- a CDS encoding HpcH/HpaI aldolase family protein (COG:G;~EggNog:ENOG410PNY4;~InterPro:IPR005000,IPR015813,IPR040442;~PFAM:PF03328;~go_function: GO:0003824 - catalytic activity [Evidence IEA]) produces the protein MGTIQPQSSLNINNPFRTRILNGQITPLMSIKFITGNEIPMMCKMAGVYAVFIDMEHSSLDIRTIAQLILACNYAGVSPVVRSPSKLHWHISRILDAGAAAVVVPHVETIQEVKDIVRHAKFAPLGTRGCTNNQPVMNFQHVPTILQNAILNEQTMVIPMIETPGAVDIADEIFAVDGVDGVLVGSNDLCTDLGIPGKYDNELYQDAVSKVITAANRANKPVGIGGIGSRLDILEKWFKMGATWSLSGQDASMIQAGLKKMSKEYAEIDERLQKQSSAQ, from the coding sequence ATGGGGACCATACAGCCGCAGTCATCGCTCAATATCAACAACCCCTTCCGGACTCGAATCCTCAACGGCCAGATTACACCACTCATGTCCATAAAATTCATCACGGGCAATGAAATCCCCATGATGTGCAAGATGGCCGGCGTCTACGCCGTCTTCATCGATATGGAGCACTCCTCCCTCGATATACGCACCATAGCCCAGCTCATTCTCGCCTGCAACTACGCGGGTGTCTCCCCCGTCGTTCGCTCGCCATCCAAATTGCACTGGCACATCAGTCGGATACTAGATGCCGGAGCTGCGGCCGTTGTGGTCCCTCATGTTGAAACGATTCAGGAAGTGAAGGATATAGTGAGGCATGCCAAGTTTGCGCCACTGGGTACCAGGGGTTGCACAAATAACCAGCCGGTGATGAATTTTCAGCACGTTCCAACAATTCTTCAGAATGCGATCCTGAATGAACAGACTATGGTTATTCCTATGATTGAGACGCCTGGGGCGGTGGATATTGCGGATGAGATTTTTGCGGTGGACGGTGTTGATGGAGTACTGGTTGGGTCGAATGATTTGTGTACGGACTTGGGGATCCCCGGAAAATACGATAATGAGCTTTACCAAGATGCTGTGAGCAAGGTTATTACTGCTGCCAACAGGGCTAACAAGCCCGTTGGTATTGGTGGAATTGGAAGCAGGTTGGATATTCTAGAGAAATGGTTTAAGATGGGAGCGACCTGGTCTTTGAGTGGTCAGGATGCTTCCATGATTCAGGCGggcttgaagaagatgagcaAGGAATATGCGGAAATTGATGAGCGGTTGCAGAAGCAGTCTTCGGCCCAATAG